The genomic DNA GTCTCGTAAAAGGAGAAAGGTATATGACCAGGCAGTACCCCCTGTTTTTCGTACAGAGGTTCAAGGGGAAGGTGCTCTTTAACGTGCCCATGAGAGAGTATACGTCGCTCCTCATTGGCGGGCCGGCCGACGTGATGGCGTTCCCCAGGGACGTGGGGGACCTGAAGGAACTCCTTCAGTTTGCGAACAGCAAGAACTATCCGGTCCTTATACTGGGCTCCGGGACGAACCTGCTCGCAAGGGACGGGGGGATAAGGGGGGTAGTCGTAAACATGACGGACGGCTTCAAGGACATCACCTGGCAGGAAGAGAGCTCCGGGAGGGCGGCCTGTATAGCCGGGGCGGGGCTGAGCCTCGCGCGGATGGTATCGGTTTGCACCGAAAAGGGCCTTACGGGCCTCGAGTTCGCCTGCGGCATACCGGGCACACTCGGCGGCGCGGCGATTATGAACGCCGGGGCATGGGGCCACGAGATGAAGGACGTCATAGAAGGCGTGGAGATACTCGACAGGAAGGGTAAGAAGGGGTTCCTGTCCCGCTCCGACCTGGCGTTTACTTACAGGAGCGCCGATATCCCGGAAGGGGCCGTGGTTGTAAGGATCCATTTGAGGTTTGAAAAGAAGGATACCGCGGAGATCAGGAAAACCATAAAGGACTATACCGAGAGGAGAAAGCGCACGAGCGATATAAGGCACCCGAACGCGGGCTCCATCTTCAAGAACCCCCCGGGCCACGTCGCGGGCAAACTCGTGGACGAGGCCGGGCTAAAGGGGGTCCGTTCGGGAGACGTGCAGATTTCAGAGGTCCACGGGAACTACATCGTGAACCTG from Thermodesulfobacteriota bacterium includes the following:
- the murB gene encoding UDP-N-acetylmuramate dehydrogenase; this translates as MTRQYPLFFVQRFKGKVLFNVPMREYTSLLIGGPADVMAFPRDVGDLKELLQFANSKNYPVLILGSGTNLLARDGGIRGVVVNMTDGFKDITWQEESSGRAACIAGAGLSLARMVSVCTEKGLTGLEFACGIPGTLGGAAIMNAGAWGHEMKDVIEGVEILDRKGKKGFLSRSDLAFTYRSADIPEGAVVVRIHLRFEKKDTAEIRKTIKDYTERRKRTSDIRHPNAGSIFKNPPGHVAGKLVDEAGLKGVRSGDVQISEVHGNYIVNLGKARAKDVLSLISLVRDKIYATRGIVLEPEIKVVGED